The DNA region TCGCGAAGATCGAGCGCGTGCGCGGTACCAATCCGTTCGCACCTCTGGGTGGCTTCAAGTACTGGGCCCACATCGGCCATCCTGACCGGGACGATACAACCTCGGGTGTCGAGCCAATCGCTCTCTACGAGGATGGGAGGCCGCTAGGCCCGGCCCGTGCAACGCCCGAGGCGATCGAGACAATCGGCCTGGGGCGGTACGCTCATATCGGACGGTTCCTCGTGATGTCGGCATCCGACAACTCAGATCCGCGCACGAATGGTCGCGCCTATCACATCGAGTTTGAAGGGGGGTACGAGTCCATCAGCTTCGTGGGGCCGAGGAGTACCGACCTGCTTGGCAGAATCCGATCCTTCCTGAGGCGATAGAAGTGGTCAGCGGCCGAGATGATCCTTCCGGAACGGGGAAAGCGGGGCGGCGCGCACGAAGCCGGCGATCCCAATTTCGGATCCACGTCACCTTGACACCCATGGGCTGGGCCGCTCCGCAGCGCGTGCAAATTGGACTGACCGGCGCCGTTCTCGCATGGTCATGCGCAGGTTGTTCAGGATCGGCATGAGAAGGCAGCCAGCGCGCATGCGCGGGCCCTGGACCGGCGCGCTTTGCATCTCCCCTAGAAGACGTCTTATAGAGCGCCCGCGAGCTCCGGCGGGCAGGCTGGCAGCATCCATCGCGCAGAACGAATCGCGGCGGCCGGGGTAAGGAACGATCGATGCGCATCACCATGATCGGCGCGGGCTATGTCGGGCTCGTATCGGGCGCCTGCTTCGCCGATTTCGGCCATCACGTCACGTGCGTGGATCACGACGCCAGGAAGATCGATGACCTGTGCAATGCCCGCATTCCGATCTTCGAGCCCGGCCTCGATCAGCTCGTGGCCGCCAACGTCCGCCAGAACCGCCTGCGGTTCACGACCGAGCTGAAGCAGGCGGTCGCGGAGAGCGACGCGGTCTTCATCGCCGTCGGCACGCCGAGCCGCCGCGGCGACGGCTACGCGGACCTGTCCTACGTGTACGCTGCGGCGAAGGAGATCGCGGCCGCGATCGTCGGCTACACGGTGGTCGTTACGAAATCGACGGTGCCTGTCGGGACCGGCGACGAGGTGGAGCGCATCATCCGCGAGAGCCGGCCCGACGCGGACGTTGAGGTCGTCTCGAACCCCGAGTTCCTCCGGGAAGGAGCGGCGATCGCCGATTTCAAGCGCCCGGATCGCATCGTCGTCGGCACGCAGGACGAGCGCGCGATCGCCGTGATGCGAGAAATCTACCGGCCGCTCTACCTCAATCAGTCGCCGATCGTACTGTCGTCGCGGCGCACGGCCGAGCTCACGAAATACGCCGCCAACGCGTTCCTGGCGGTGAAGATCACCTTCATCAACGAGATCGCGGATCTGTGCGAGCGCGTCGGCGGGGACGTTCAGGACGTCGCGCGGGGCATCGGGCTAGACAACCGTATCGGCAGCAAGTTCCTGCATCCCGGACCGGGCTACGGCGGCTCCTGCTTCCCCAAGGACACGCTCGCCCTCGTCAAGACAGCGCAGGATGCCGGATCCCCCCTGCGGATCGTCGAGACCGTCGTGGCCGCCAACGACCAGCGTAAGCGGGCCATGGCTCGCAAGGTCATCGAGGCCTGCGGCGGCACGGTCCGCGGCCGGACCATCGCCGTCCTGGGCCTGACCTTCAAACCCAACACCGACGACATGCGCGACTCCCCAGCGCTCGCGATCATCACGGGCCTGCAGGATGCCGGCGCGACCGTGCGGGCCTTCGACCCCGAGGGCATGCCGAACGCCAAGGCGCTTATGCCGGACGTCGACTACGTGGCCGACCCCTATTCCTGCGCGGACGGGGCGGACGCACTCGTGATCGTGACCGAATGGGATGCGTTCCGCGCCCTTGACCTCCAAGCAGTCAAGGCACGCCTGCGCAGCCCCGTCTTCGTCGATCTGCGAAACGTCTATCCGCCCGCCGAAGCCGAGCGCGCGGGCTTCAGCTACACCTCTATCGGGCGCCCCGGAGGCGAAGACAAAGCGGGCGTACGGTCATGAGCAGCAACGGCCAGCCGATCCTCATCACCGGCGCAGCGGGGTTCATCGGCTTCCATCTCGCGAAGCGACTGCTCCGGGCGGGCCGGCCCATTGTGGGCCTGGATAATCTCAACATCTACTACGATCCGGCGCTGAAGCGCGCGCGGCTCGCCGAGCTCGAGACGATCGGCGGTTTCCGCCTGGAGATCGCCGACCTTTCTGATTACGAGCGCGTCCAAGGGCTGTTCGCCGAGACGGCACCGACCCACGTGGTGCACCTCGCCGCGCAGGCTGGCGTGCGCTACTCGATCGAGAACCCGCGGTCGTATATCGCCTCGAACGTCGACGGCTTTCTTTCGATCCTCGAAGCGTGCCGCCGGCACCCGGTCGCGCACCTGATCTACGCTTCCTCGAGCTCCGTCTACGGCGCGAACGACAAGGTGCCCTTCCTCGAGACCGACCCGGTGGAGCGCCCCGTCTCGCTCTACGCCGCCACGAAGCGGGCCAACGAGCTGATGGCGCAGACCTACGCGCATCTGTACGCGATCCCGGCTAGCGGCCTGCGCTTCTTCACGGTCTACGGCCCCTGGGGCCGGCCCGACATGGCCTACTATCATTTCACGAAGAAGATCTTCGAGGGCGGAGAAATCGAGGTCTTCAACGAAGGACGGATGCGTCGCGACTTCACCTATGTCGAAGACGTCATCGAAGCGATGGTCCGGCTGCTGGATTCCCCGCCGGCCCCGGCCGGATCCCCGCCTCACACCGTCTACAATATCGGCAATCATCAACCGGTTGAGCTGAACGTCTTCATCGACACGATCGCGGAGGCCGTGGGCAAGCCCGCGCGGAAGGTGTACCGCCCCATGCAGGCCGGCGATGTCGTGCAGACTTACGCGAATGTCGACAAACTTGCGGCTCTGGTCGACTTCGCGCCATCGACCCCCCTTCAAGTCGGCATCGGCCGTTTCGTCGACTGGTTCCGCTCCTACCACCATGTTCAGGCGTCTTGACCTGATCGTTATCGACGTCCGCCGGCAGATCGGGCGTCTCATTTTGTAACCCACCCCTGCATGCGTCGGTGCGCACACAAAGCGAACACATCACGCGAGCATTCAGCATCTGGACAGAAGCGCGTTATCCCACGCCTGGCGGACCGCGACGTCGCACTCGTCAGTCCGCGCATATGACACAACGCGGGAATTCGAGATGCATACGGCCGAGTCCTTCGAAGTGGTGATCAGTCCCGACATATTGAGAAAGGAAGAGGGGCATCTCTGGTTATACGGCATCAGCGCCGGCTCTGAAGGAAAAGACGCGACAGATCCTGCATACACACGCGTCGACTTATTTGAAGATGCGCTCAAGTTGGGACCGGCGGACGCGCTGCACGACGACATCCGGAGCCGCGGCGGCGGCCGCTTCTCGCATTGGAAGTCAGATCTCTATTTTTCCACCTCCGACAATTCATCTCCCTTAACGAACGGCCGGACGTACACTTTACGGTTCACGCCGCGCGACCCGGAGGACTTGGCGTTAAACAATCTTCTCGCAACCGCGGCTCAACACGACGGTGAATCGCATCGGCAAAGAGCGGCCGCGCGCGACATATTATTGGAGATCCTAGATCAGAGGCCGGACATATTCGCGTCGCGGAGCGATGTTGCGGCGAGCCTGATCCGAACGGCGGCGGAACGTTGCATCTATGTCGGACCGCTTCAGCAAGCCGTCACGTTGTTGCGAAAACTCGTCATGATGACCGGTAGCGCACGCGATTACGCCTTGCTCAGCGAGGCCCTCGCCAGCTCGGAGGGCGATCTCGACGAGTCGGCGCGATGCTTGGAGCAGGCCATGCGGCTTGACCCCGATTCGTACGACACGGACGCGAATCGCGAGGCGATACGGCTTGCGCGGCTCGGAAACGAGGCTCGCCGCTACGGTGAGCGCCCGAAGAAGGTCGCTCGCTACCCCCAGACAGCCGATTTTCACGGCAATCTGGCCGATCTCATCGTCGACCACATCGCCCCGGAATTGCGCGCTCACCCCAAGTTCATCGGTCCGGCAACACGATTCTTCACGATGGGCTCGTGCTTTGCTCGAAACTTGTCGGACAGCCTGCGAAAGGCTGGATTGAGCAGCCAGCATCTTGAACTGACCGAGCACGTCAACACCACCTTCGCCAATCGCGCCTTCGTCGATTGGCTGCGCGGTGCCGACAGCGAGGTCGGCGCGCGATTTGCGGAACTGGCCCCCGCGGGCTGGAGCGCAGCGTCGACGCTCGCTGCGATTGCGACGAGCGACGTCTTCATCCTCACCCTCGGCGTGGCGGCGGCCTTCTTCGACAGGCACACCGGCGCCTTCGCCCTGCCGCGCAGCAGCGCACTGAGCTCCCGTGCCCTTGCGAACAAGTACGTCTTCCGAACCACCACGGTGCAGGAAAACGTCGACAATGTCGCTCACCTGATCGATTTCGTTCGAAGCTTGAACCCGAATATAAAGATCGTCCTCACGGTATCGCCGGTTCCGTTGATGGCCTCGTTCGAATTCGAGTCGTGCGTCCAAGCCGATTGTTTGTCGAAGAGCACGATGAGGCTGGTCGCCCACGAAATCGTCTCGGTCATAAAGCCGCCAAATACCATCTACTGGCCGTCGTTTGAGGTCTTTCGATGGGCCGGCTCCAACGCCAGCACATTCTTCGGTGCGGACGACGGCGCGTCTACCCATGTCAGTGACTATGCCGTGTCTGAGACGATCAGGGCTTTTGGCAGGCTCCTCGGGCAGTCCGATCTGAATTTCTGAGCCCTGCCTCCGCGGCATCCCCGGCTCGCCGCGGTCGAGCCGGCACTGCACGAGCCTGCGCCGCCTTGCCTCAAACGCACCACCTTCGTCGGGCAATGAGTGTGACGCTGGTGCGGGGGCTTGATCTGTTGTCGCAGGGCCATATCCGATGCGCTTCGGGCGGACATGGGGTTGGCGAGCAGTCCAATCCGTGCTCAAGCCCCGCTTGCCGCCTGCGCACGGGGCGGGAGCGCTTCCGATTGATCGCCCTTCGTTGATGACGTCGATGTTTGTCGTAGGTGGATAGAGCCATGTTCAAGCAAGCAGCCTTGCGCAAGCTCGCGGGCTTAGCGAGACGCTTTCCGCCGAACTCGCGACTCGCTCCGCGTCAGGATGTGGTCGGCGATGTGGCTCCAGCCACGCCGGCCGACCTTCCCGCCACTCTCGCTCCGACGGCCGTGATCGCTTCAGAGCCGCCCGCGCTCGATCAATCCCCGGAGGGCGCCGCGGGCCTTTGGCTTCTCCACACAAAGGGTCCGTATCTACTCGCGCGCGGCGGCGATCGCGTGCCGCCACCGATCACGGCCAACATCGCTCTCACGAACAAGTGCAACCTGCGCTGCGAGATCTGCGGAAGTCAGAAGAGCCTCGATCTCACCGGGAGCCGGCGCCGGCACTCCGATCTCGACCGGCTGAAATCCGTTGCCGATACGCTGTTTCCCTTCCTGGTGACCGTCGAGCTGAACAGCCAGGGAGACCCCCTACTGTATCCAAATTTCGAAGATGTACTGAAACTGATCAAGAAGCACGATTGCGAGATCAAGGTTCAGACCAACGGCACGCTGTTCAAGGATTCCATCATAGATCTCCTCGTCGACATGTACGGCGAGGTCAACATCTCCCTCGATGCGGTCGGCCCGAAATTCGACGCGGTCCGCAAGGGCGGGATCTGGGCCAAGGCGGAACCGGGAATGCGCGCGTTTCTCGCGCGGCGCGACCCGGAGAAGCTGCAGGTCGGCCTTTACCCGACGGTCACGAAGCGCACGGTCGGGGAGGCCGTATCCATCGTGGAATGGTCGCGGGACGTCGGCATCGATACGATCGTCTTCCACCGATACAACCCGCTTCCGGACGGGATGTCGATCGAAGAACCGCCCACGCAGGACGAGTACGACACGGCACGCGCGGCCGTGCACGCGTGGTGCGTCGAGAACAAC from Methylobacterium sp. NMS14P includes:
- a CDS encoding radical SAM protein, which codes for MFKQAALRKLAGLARRFPPNSRLAPRQDVVGDVAPATPADLPATLAPTAVIASEPPALDQSPEGAAGLWLLHTKGPYLLARGGDRVPPPITANIALTNKCNLRCEICGSQKSLDLTGSRRRHSDLDRLKSVADTLFPFLVTVELNSQGDPLLYPNFEDVLKLIKKHDCEIKVQTNGTLFKDSIIDLLVDMYGEVNISLDAVGPKFDAVRKGGIWAKAEPGMRAFLARRDPEKLQVGLYPTVTKRTVGEAVSIVEWSRDVGIDTIVFHRYNPLPDGMSIEEPPTQDEYDTARAAVHAWCVENNSPLNVHFEGERLNPDPVPSRRSKFASAVKQSFRRYYIPPSYPVDPGLPGADPVYVCDAPNSYVEIGLDAQVSACCRSQDIALGYATSVEAFADSWFGHNYARIRHSLTRDYDGQYPLPNCESCVKFFAPNSSCGRTAVPYEGSSTVHPDGLSLAIDGDIVLDQIVPFEDKVYRAAGITPGIDIRAFDLVEADAPLTRVESLEAVKRGPSGCYFFTGRTVFFTTTDGKDARFSFSRRRYALRSKAVSDRGPGHDAPADRERPIVDQGTDRVAAL
- a CDS encoding UDP-glucose dehydrogenase family protein, with the protein product MRITMIGAGYVGLVSGACFADFGHHVTCVDHDARKIDDLCNARIPIFEPGLDQLVAANVRQNRLRFTTELKQAVAESDAVFIAVGTPSRRGDGYADLSYVYAAAKEIAAAIVGYTVVVTKSTVPVGTGDEVERIIRESRPDADVEVVSNPEFLREGAAIADFKRPDRIVVGTQDERAIAVMREIYRPLYLNQSPIVLSSRRTAELTKYAANAFLAVKITFINEIADLCERVGGDVQDVARGIGLDNRIGSKFLHPGPGYGGSCFPKDTLALVKTAQDAGSPLRIVETVVAANDQRKRAMARKVIEACGGTVRGRTIAVLGLTFKPNTDDMRDSPALAIITGLQDAGATVRAFDPEGMPNAKALMPDVDYVADPYSCADGADALVIVTEWDAFRALDLQAVKARLRSPVFVDLRNVYPPAEAERAGFSYTSIGRPGGEDKAGVRS
- a CDS encoding NAD-dependent epimerase/dehydratase family protein, with translation MSSNGQPILITGAAGFIGFHLAKRLLRAGRPIVGLDNLNIYYDPALKRARLAELETIGGFRLEIADLSDYERVQGLFAETAPTHVVHLAAQAGVRYSIENPRSYIASNVDGFLSILEACRRHPVAHLIYASSSSVYGANDKVPFLETDPVERPVSLYAATKRANELMAQTYAHLYAIPASGLRFFTVYGPWGRPDMAYYHFTKKIFEGGEIEVFNEGRMRRDFTYVEDVIEAMVRLLDSPPAPAGSPPHTVYNIGNHQPVELNVFIDTIAEAVGKPARKVYRPMQAGDVVQTYANVDKLAALVDFAPSTPLQVGIGRFVDWFRSYHHVQAS
- a CDS encoding GSCFA domain-containing protein, with amino-acid sequence MHTAESFEVVISPDILRKEEGHLWLYGISAGSEGKDATDPAYTRVDLFEDALKLGPADALHDDIRSRGGGRFSHWKSDLYFSTSDNSSPLTNGRTYTLRFTPRDPEDLALNNLLATAAQHDGESHRQRAAARDILLEILDQRPDIFASRSDVAASLIRTAAERCIYVGPLQQAVTLLRKLVMMTGSARDYALLSEALASSEGDLDESARCLEQAMRLDPDSYDTDANREAIRLARLGNEARRYGERPKKVARYPQTADFHGNLADLIVDHIAPELRAHPKFIGPATRFFTMGSCFARNLSDSLRKAGLSSQHLELTEHVNTTFANRAFVDWLRGADSEVGARFAELAPAGWSAASTLAAIATSDVFILTLGVAAAFFDRHTGAFALPRSSALSSRALANKYVFRTTTVQENVDNVAHLIDFVRSLNPNIKIVLTVSPVPLMASFEFESCVQADCLSKSTMRLVAHEIVSVIKPPNTIYWPSFEVFRWAGSNASTFFGADDGASTHVSDYAVSETIRAFGRLLGQSDLNF